The sequence below is a genomic window from Mytilus edulis chromosome 2, xbMytEdul2.2, whole genome shotgun sequence.
AAAGACCATTAATAGAATGATAAACAGATAATCAGATTTTCTACGTATAGATATGGTAAAAatcagccgctcgacacaatgtgaaactttttagctcgttcgctacgctcactcgccaaaaaagttcacattgtggctcgcaGCTGaaattttacgatatcaatgtgtagaaaacccgattaCATTCACATTCGAAAATCATTTGCTTCACTTaatttacaatatacatgtacaaacactatattcaaaaaagttataagATTTATTCCAAATACTAAACAAGATCTTTTCAAAATCAATACAcatgataatttgtgaaattattactgaaaaatataaatacgtTTTTATATCTTTAGATCTGATCTTGGTACTCCTGGAACCCCTGGTCCACCTCTACCAAGTAGGAGACCAGAAACACCATCAAGTAGATATCTGGCAAGTAGTTCCCCTGGCCGACAACAATCATCAAAAGTACCATCAGTTGTCAACTCAAGTTTTCAAAAGAGTAATTCTTCATCATCATTAGTAAGTCGACCACCACTTCCAACACCTACATCAGGAGCTTTGTCTAATTCTCAGCGCTCTCGTCCAGTGCCAGCACCATTAAATAGGAGTAGTACTGCTGATGGTAATTATTTGAGAATGAACTCTTTGTCTGCAGTAAAAACAATAGCCCAGAATTCAGTGCCACCGTTTTCACCCACGGGTGAATGGAGCCCCCCTCCATCTTTTCAGGAAGCTACAAATTATAGTTTAATGAGTCCTGGACATGTTGGCAGAGATGGTTACTTAAATCCCAGAACTAGTGTTATTGAACTTCAGGAAATAGCACTAGAGAAATTTAATCAAAATGTGCCTGAAACTTATCTTTCTCCCACTGCTGAGTATGAAACAACATTTAATACAAGCAGTTTGCCACGGGAAAGAGGGTCAACATCTAAGCCATCAAATAACAATGACAATCATTATAGATTGCGCTCCTTGAGCTGTGAAGACATTAAAAAGGGTCAAATGAGACAAAGGGCAAGAACTGCCAACTCACGACAGGATGCTAAAAATAATTCACGAGAAACTACAACAGCAGAACCTTTTCCTCGTATTCAGGAATTTAAGGGAAGTATGGAATTATTGCTACAAGATGAACGAGGATATTATAATATTGATGGACTTAAGGGTACTATTGATTCTAGTCATGCGCCTTCAGTTGCTGAAGTACTTCAAAAGTTTGATGAAACTGCCAAACCTCCATTGACAAGAGCCATTTCTAATCCTAATTTcttacagttactaaataaagACAAGTTAAATGATATACGAGTAGAAAAAGCCAGATCAATCCATGGTTCTAATCCAAACCTTAAAAAAAGTAAGTCTTTACTGAACTTATTCAAACGTTCAAATAAGGAAAAGTCTTCAAGTACTAAAGAAGAAGGCTATTCCTCTAACAAGGCTAAAAGTCTTCCAAATAGTCCATGTAACTCTTTACAACGTCAGTATAGTCATCCCAATATCTCTATTAATGTGAAAGGCATTCATGTGACTGGAAGAACTAGATCTTTTAGGAAACCTAGGCAATATGAAAAATCTCCACAAATACAAAGAAAAGAGGGGAAATCCCCACAAATTCAAAGAAAGGATGGGAAATCTCCATTGCCAACAAGGAAAGATGGAAAATCTCCCAAATTTAAACGCAAGGAAGATAAATCGCCTCAGGTACAGTATCGACATGAGAGAGCAGCGTCAGATCCACAGGTCCTAGAACAACATTCTCCACAACCTACACGTAGAACAAGACATGATGTAACGCCTTCAGTTTCTTCCTCAGATAATGAATTCGCCAATGGCCGACCAGTTTGTCCAAGTCGCCAGGCATCATCTAGTTCTTTAGGACATAAAGTACATACTGTTTGTTAGATAATTCTCACAATAGTTAGAAAAATGTAATCACTTTTTATCTTGTGAAAAATAACTCTTGATACTGCTTTATTTACAGAAAAACAAACATCATGCCATATATGCACTTTTTTAATCATATGTTATAATTACTAAAAGGATGGGTATAAAGCTGTAAGCAGCCATGAAAATGTTTTTTCACTAGTTGATATTTTAAATGAATCTCCATTGAAATGATATGATAGGTACCTTCCCTTTTTTGATGTAATAATTTGAATCTTAGAAAAACTTTGAAGTTAGAAAAGAGTtgcataatttataaaattttgctaGTTGACATTTTATTGAGAGATTAACATGAAATACAGGGTTTGAAATATGTCATTTGTGACTTAAAAATGAAGCATTTTTTATAATAGattttgtttaaagaaaacaCTTGTTGTTAAATGCAATTAATTAGCCATTAAGACATTTTCACATTCCAAAGTGCAATCTAAAATAGGGCATATAGGATGCTTTTGGTTTATTGCTAGTCAAAGTACATGTGTACTTAACATTTTTGATATTGTGTACAATTTAattgtgatgaacaaattgtagATCAAAATTAGATATATGTGTATGCTTTTAGATAAAGAAGGTTTTGAAAGACTTGTAAATATTTTAGTATCCCTGACAATATCGATGTTCTAATTCTCACACTTATTCAGagattattgtttttatcctatTTTCTGCTGTCAGTTGAAGATAAGAGTTTttagaactgaaatattaaaaGATGACATACATATTTAACTTGCAACCTTCTTGTCATAGATTGATGTTGGAAACTATTAATAAATAATActccatgtatatttttttctaatataaaagtcttcatcactgtttttttttccattaatgtGAATTTATTCTTATTTTCCAACTAAAAATATATGAACTTATCATTTTCATATCTGCCAAGCAAATTATCCTTTGTTCTGGCAAAATTTTCtgacacaaattttaaactatgGAGGAGACTACATGTATAGATAATGGGCATTTCTTTGAAGcaagattttgaaataattatccATAATGTTTAGTAtattgccaaaaaatatgaattaattttcataatagaatttttaacttttttatataaaaaatctagaGAATTGTGTTTATTTAGTGcaaaatacaaaagaaatataaataaacaatattgcTGATCTTCATCATGGTGCTTTGGTAGGGCTTccaaaaattagaaaatactTATCACTTTGATGTTCGCCATTGTTTTTGCaccatttttttaaacatgaaaaatgCCAATTTGAACAAATGTAGTTTtgcatttaaaaacaagaattgCAGAATATCAACATGTAAGACTCTGTCAATTTCTTTTAATGGTTGAAGGCATTTTTCTTCTTTAGAAGTCTGGAAGATATTGTTATCACTCATAAATCATTTAATGCATGGCTATATAAAACCTTGTTAAGATGTTGTTGGGTATAGAACTGTGAtctttataatatattataatagtTACTAATTTGTTGTAGAatttttattgaacattttatttgttcTACTTTTAAGAATTTAATTGTATAGATATGTTAAACATTGTTGTATTGTGTAAATCTTTTAGTGTGTACACTTTTTATAGACTAAGTCTAACTTAAAATGTTATTTAGAGGTCATCCAAATTCTCAAGCATTTACCTGGCTTGACCATCATAGGGAAAGTCAGTGTTTGTTGTAAGGGTAAGTGTAATTTcgatatttgtaaaataaaagtgaccaatgtaaattcagaaattattgcatgtatttattattgcgattgaGAAAAACCCTTCAATGGGttcaattcatataaaaaaaaaatcaaaatgcgagttttaattatttattataaccCTGTCGCTTTTTCGCAATTacaatttctgaattaacataAATTTTATGCCAAAATAAGATATATTGCCTATCAATGGGAAGCATATTCCCCCTACATCAAACTACCACTGTATAAAGGGATAGTcttcattaacaacattattgtAAATGGACTGATTAGCATGTAAAAACTTctgaattttttatgaaaattgtggATGGCGTCTATTGTATTTGTCATGAAATGTAAAAATAGTTATTATGAAATAATAAAAGTTGTGTAATATGTTCATGTTGAATGTTTACAAGGGAAGAAAGATTCATTTAACAACATGTCTAGTTATATAATTTAAGTAGATGGTTCTTTAACTTGTGCAATAATAAGATAGATTTGAAAGCTTTTTacacaattttgatataaatgtttCATGTATTACATGATAATGAGGAAAATTTAAGCATCAATAtaattgtgaaatttacaaggTAAAGAGCATGGAATTAGTAAAAATTAACAGTTAAGTTCTAAGACATTTCATAGACCTTGTCGTATGATATTATTGATCTTGTGTTGTAGGTTTGTTTGTCTTATTGGTATTTTAACAACACAAACACCGTTGATTTATCAGTAGACAACAAAGTTCCTAATAATAATGACTTGAAAAAAGGCATCAATAAGacaaacaactttgatatttatttttgatgtctTTCATAAAGATTTACCATCAATTTTCATTTGTTCTGGCATTAAGAAGGTATGGTTAATGTTCTATTAATTGTACCCATAGCATGTAAATTCTTCtcttctagaaaaaaaatctcaTGAGGTGTAACTGTATTTTTGTGTCATTATGTTGTACAGGGAAGTCTAACTTCATTTGCTTACTTTTATATAATGACATTTTACTGAATTTAATTGACCCACAACATGCAATTAATTTTTTCCAGGTCATTTGTTGAGTAAggaatatttgtatataatcataAAATACTGCTAAATGTTCAAACGCTTACAGAgtatttattttgatatgtttttttattggaatttttGTACAATACCTATTTTTATCCCATTTAAACCCGATGTTGCCTTTgttacaattttatatattttgagtgTCTGGAACTGTCTcaaattatttttactcttttacAGAAAGATTTTTACAATCTTTCACTCTAAGGCAAGATGTGATGGACATTCACATATCTTTTTTCCCCTGAAAAAAGCATAAGTGAAACCAAAGACTTTATGTGAGattactttttaatatttgtcAGTACTTTCATGACATTGATAATATAATAAAACTCCTTAATTTTAGTACCAGCAAACATTATTTTAAGAAGTCCTTAATAAATAAAGGTATGATAGATTTAACATTTGgtttgtttacagaaataccaTTATTATGCATTTTACAGTAATGtagtaaaaatattttgagaCAGTCCCTATATGTTTTTCAGTTTATATATTGGTTGCTTGTTGGTTGTATTGCTTAGTAAGTTTGGAGGAGGTTTCATGTTAATGTCAAACACCCCTTTTTTACAGTTATAAATTTTATGATCCTGTTATTCAtgtcttttaacatgttttaaagtaaaaactTAGGTTAATAATTCTTATTGTTATCAGAGAAGGACCTTTTGTTATTTTCACTTACACAGATCAATGGACCATGTTTTTAGAACTTATcttatctcaattcaaatttgatATATTAATGTTGTCTTGTTAGGTGGCATTACTTTGAAAATTAATGATGTTTTGTTAATATGGTATAATGTTTTTTAATACAATGCTGGTTAAAGGCTAGAAAATATGCAATATTGTTTGTTATACATAATtgttacattaaatatagtttGCTTTATGTTTGTTATATTCCTCTGTTAAtgatcaaatgttttaatacataGAATTTTATAGAAAACGAACAAAACCAGTCATATTATATGTATGTAATGTAAAGAGAACATGCCACAATGTTTTGGTGAGATTTTTTCTCTCAATCCAAGCAGAAAATCCATCGTCAATCCATAAATGTTATGAACAAAAATCAGCCAACACCAGCACAATGCATACCTTAGAAATATGTGTCCTTGGTATTTCTTATCACTTATTTGTTAATATATGTCATTTTTACCtatattaaacaatttaaaacttaCTACCAAAATGAGAAGAATGTAACCAGTAAAAATATTCTCCTCTCAGCCAAATGGATGAAATGGTAGCAAATTTTTGTTCACTGCTTGGAGTGTGCCTTGACTTTTTATGATAGAAGAACAACATTGGTCTGCTGAAATTTTCactaaactatttaaaaaaatgtataggttcaaattgaagaattttaattcttaattattattaatattcagTATTAATTTCCATCAATCAGTTGTCAATATTTACAGTACAACCTAACTATTTGTCACTGTTTAAAGTGAAATCTAATTTAAGATCAAGTCAAAGTATCTCAAcccatttataaatttattgttttatatcacACTTTTCACAGTTTTAtaatatcagaaaataagaaCATTAATGCCAAATTTTATAATAAGTTGCCAAAAATTTAGTACAGAGACTTTAATGAActttttatatgataaatttattcTTCAAACTATGTATTATGACAAGTACCCAGTATTTATAAATTTCCAAAAACTCCCAGGTTATTGAAATAACTTTGACTTGAACTTAAGGGTGTCACGTTATATTTAGTTGGCAGCTTCACCTACTAGcataataatgaaatataaatgttGATGAGCAATATGTGTTAGTATATATACTACTTAACAATGGAGACACTAACAATCAAAGGTCATCTTGTATTAATtcagatgaaaaataaaatattaaatggttACTTTGTTGTTGTAATTTTTAACTGATTTATACTTTTCCAAACTGGTTGATTATTGATCCTAGGCTTTGAGGTATCACAAACAGATTGATTATTTTACCCTTTGCCATAAAGTAGCCTGAGGAATGTTTTTGTCTAGTAGATAGAACTTTGCTTTAGATTAGAATCACACTTAGATATATTGGTATATGTAATGAGATAAATATCCATATTAATTATTACATCAATATGTGATCACAGATAATAAAATTTAGTACAGAAAAGATGTTTCTATATGATTACTTGCTCCTAATTGGAACCAAACTTGGAAATAGGGTATGATCCCCTTTAAGGGAGtttgcttctcagtttcaaaataattagattttcaaaacactagtttata
It includes:
- the LOC139511395 gene encoding serine/arginine repetitive matrix protein 1-like — translated: MEEIGETIFEDSLYKLSGNKNKGLFGKNNPWKLRYFILKKCGNQPVLECYSKKPKNRTTAPKEKIPLLPGFHLEKVTNTKNRAYVFELTSQDKYLCLSADEQKNMDVFVFLLMSQLKLKEQIKDDFIIVKPENSDVNRRIGAKGTNCILHISPWGVTLALQATRTVLAQWPLKSIRYFEGGKNQFMLEAGRVAPMGDGTYIFHTEDGKENYAYDLLDQRIVDALTKMQPGRRGTTEEMEDYVLESNNLTLLTSVIPCMINHPDHIHIMRDNWNIDINGNTIRTRPTVHVRQTSNASETGSDLGTPGTPGPPLPSRRPETPSSRYLASSSPGRQQSSKVPSVVNSSFQKSNSSSSLVSRPPLPTPTSGALSNSQRSRPVPAPLNRSSTADGNYLRMNSLSAVKTIAQNSVPPFSPTGEWSPPPSFQEATNYSLMSPGHVGRDGYLNPRTSVIELQEIALEKFNQNVPETYLSPTAEYETTFNTSSLPRERGSTSKPSNNNDNHYRLRSLSCEDIKKGQMRQRARTANSRQDAKNNSRETTTAEPFPRIQEFKGSMELLLQDERGYYNIDGLKGTIDSSHAPSVAEVLQKFDETAKPPLTRAISNPNFLQLLNKDKLNDIRVEKARSIHGSNPNLKKSKSLLNLFKRSNKEKSSSTKEEGYSSNKAKSLPNSPCNSLQRQYSHPNISINVKGIHVTGRTRSFRKPRQYEKSPQIQRKEGKSPQIQRKDGKSPLPTRKDGKSPKFKRKEDKSPQVQYRHERAASDPQVLEQHSPQPTRRTRHDVTPSVSSSDNEFANGRPVCPSRQASSSSLGHKVHTVC